Proteins encoded together in one Ciona intestinalis chromosome 1, KH, whole genome shotgun sequence window:
- the LOC100184344 gene encoding uncharacterized protein LOC100184344, which produces MMDSASSMVPHVCFFIDSSFSSTLEGLELLMYSQETEQEHFLVQEDLERVWKSGEENFSILPCLSVRSGLDLFLSVKQYPPGSEIIVSSINIPTVIKILHHHNLKIRSCDIDIKTMSPSVQQFKSLITKKTVATLLAHVYGKRFDMQPFINMCKDQNIVVLEDCAETFYGLQFKGHPESDIAFFSFGTIKISTVFGGAILRVKNRQLYNTLRERHATYPIQPKSEYAMKLAKYSVITTMINSPFIVRWGVSAFRAVGINHKDVFVPMLRGFPSNLFKGIRRQPCSALLKNLTFKLVNFNEKENKLVQEKGDYVTKRLSDNAVCVGTNAFFVNYWLFPILVEKPDQVCKILNELGVDAARGTTQLQVVVSDGEATDVTQAQFLMQHVVYLPVHKLVPYSELDKILGALKQTLFQLGCTRLKLPS; this is translated from the exons ATGATGGACTCTGCAAGTTCTATGGTTCcgcatgtttgtttttttattg ATTCTTCCTTCAGCTCCACATTAGAAGGTTTGGAGTTGTTGATGTACAGTCAAGAAACTGAGCAGGAACATTTTTTAGTCCAGGAGGATTTAGAGAGGGTTTGGAAGAGTGGGGAGGAGAACTTTTCCATCCTCCCATGTTTATCAGTTCGCTCCGGACTTGATCTGTTTCTATCA GTGAAGCAATATCCTCCAGGATCTGAGATTATTGTATCTTCTATTAATATACCAACCGTGATCAAAATTCTTCATCACCATAACTTGAAGATTCGATCGTGCGACATCGATATTAAGACCATGTCTCCATCAGTACAACAGTTCAAAtctttaataacaaaaaa AACTGTGGCAACTTTGCTTGCCCATGTATATGGTAAGAGGTTTGATATGCAACCTTTTATTAACATGTGTAAAgatcaaaatattgttgtgttGGAAGACTGTGCTGAAACCTTCTATGGCCTTCAATTTAAAg GCCACCCAGAAAGTGACATCGCATTCTTTAGTTTTGGAACCATCAAGATTTCAACTGTGTTTGGAGGAGCCATTCTCAGAGTTAAAAACAGACAACTGTATAACACATTAAGAGAACGTCACGCAACATATCCCATACAACCAAAGTCAGAGTACGCAATGAAATTGGCAAAGTACTCAGTTATTACAACAATGATCAACAGTCCATTTATTGTCAG atGGGGTGTAAGTGCTTTCCGAGCAGTTGGAATCAACCACAAAGATGTCTTTGTTCCAATGCTTAGAGGATTTCCATCTAATCTTTTTAAAGGCATCAGAAGACAACCTTGTTCAGCTTTACTAAAAAACCTAACCTTCAA ATTAgttaattttaatgaaaaggAAAACAAACTAGTTCAAGAAAAAGGTGACTACGTCACTAAACGTTTGTCGGATAATGCTGTTTGTGTCGGTACGAATGCCTTCTTTGTAAATTATTGGCTTTTTCCGATACTAGTG GAGAAACCTGATcaagtttgtaaaatactAAACGAACTTGGAGTTGATGCAGCAAGAGGAACCACTCAGTTGCAAGTAGTTGTCAGTGATGGGGAAGCAACTGATGTCACACAAGCACA GTTTTTAATGCAACATGTCGTGTACCTACCTGTGCATAAGTTGGTTCCTTATTCTGAACTTGATAAGATACTAGGTGCGTTAAAACAGACACTGTTTCAACTTGG ctgTACGAGGTTAAAACTTCCTTCTTGA
- the LOC100176521 gene encoding peripheral myelin protein 22-like — protein sequence MGCECYQQSPYQIAGSVLSGIVTGLFIPAMTVVGWHHTSFATFGLYRSCFTYFTKQCIGTVWNLVPGLDAARILFIIAACILGLKLFISFGFCITKKYGPLILALGVCDLVGGLVILSGCIAYIVTFAPIVRSSANDASFGVAFYLGWFAGPFSVAAGICNIYAGKLIGQQQCGVNVSHKA from the exons atggGCTGCGAATGCTACCAGCAGTCTCCGTATCAAATTGCTGGTTCAGTTTTAAGTGGAATTGTTACCGGGTTGTTCATTccggcaatgacagttgtggGGTGGCACCATACGAGTTTTGCCACATTTGGACTGTACCGGTCATGCTTTACATATTTCACCAAACAGTGCATTGGAACTG TGTGGAACCTGGTGCCTGGCCTAGATGCAGCCCGCATACTCTTCATAATTGCCGCTTGTATTCTGGGTTTAAAACTCTTTATTAGCTTTGGATTTTGCATAACGAAGAAATATGGTCCTCTTATTTTAGCGCTTGGTGTTTGCGACTTGGTTGGAG GGCTTGTTATTTTGAGTGGCTGCATCGCATACATAGTGACATTCGCACCCATTGTCAGGAGTAGTGCCAACGATGCTTCGTTTGGTGTCGCTTTTTATCTCGGTTGGTTTGCTGGCCCGTTTTCTGTTGCTGCTGGGATTTGCAACATTTATGCTGGAAAGCTAATTGGACAACAACAG tgtgGAGTCAACGTTTCTCATAAGGCGTAG
- the LOC104266811 gene encoding cell division cycle-associated protein 7-like: MAFMVEKELSELFNETGDAEEFLGFTELDFGKEKSSDGGSTLEESDSDSDSDDDHQSIVKHQKAQMQAKKQMLSQLMAELDKDPVFLKMKTSTPEQIKRFQTTKKLVRSPPRRYTQNIRGPPLTRRRSSMVGNVEYPDGLNDDGADTIRSRLTVRFTSMKRKLSNDDPAERTPKRRHVSSLSQPHIIIPVEDVTQEMLDNIAEHSVGKTYDTINGTSCHQCRQKTIDTKSCCRGEDCVGVRGQFCGPCLKNRYGELVENVLLDSEWKCPVCRNICNCSICRNRKGKCATGILIGIARQQGHSNVRAYLENLGEV; the protein is encoded by the coding sequence ATGGCGTTTATGGTAGAAAAGGAACTGAGCGAGCTGTTCAATGAAACTGGTGATGCAGAGGAGTTTCTTGGCTTCACGGAGTTGGATTTTGGCAAAGAAAAATCAAGTGATGGTGGATCTACACTAGAAGAAAGTGATTCAGACTCAGATAGTGATGATGATCACCAGTCAATTGTGAAGCATCAGAAAGCTCAAATGCAAGCTAAAAAACAGATGTTAAGTCAATTAATGGCAGAGTTGGACAAAGATCcggtatttttaaaaatgaagacTTCCACTCcagaacaaataaaaagatttcAAACCACTAAGAAACTTGTTCGGTCTCCTCCAAGAAGATACACTCAAAACATCCGAGGACCTCCTTTAACTCGCAGAAGATCAAGCATGGTTGGAAACGTAGAGTATCCGGATGGCTTAAATGATGACGGTGCAGATACTATACGATCTCGACTTACAGTGAGATTTACGTCCATGAAACGAAAATTAAGCAATGACGATCCAGCTGAAAGAACACCAAAAAGAAGACACGTTTCTTCACTGTCTCAACCCCACATCATTATACCTGTTGAAGATGTAACTCAAGAAATGTTAGATAATATTGCCGAGCATTCAGTTGGCAAAACATATGACACAATTAATGGGACTTCATGCCATCAATGTAGACAAAAGACAATTGATACTAAATCTTGTTGTAGAGGGGAAGACTGTGTTGGTGTACGAGGGCAATTTTGTGGTCCTTGTTTAAAGAACAGATATGGTGAACTTGTTGAGAATGTTTTGCTTGATTCAGAATGGAAATGCCCGGTTTGCAGAAATATTTGCAACTGCAGCATTTGCCGAAATCGGAAAGGAAAGTGTGCAACTGGTATATTGATAGGAATTGCACGACAGCAAGGACATAGCAATGTTCGGGCGTATCTGGAAAACTTAGGAGAGGTGTAA
- the LOC100181414 gene encoding proteasome subunit beta type-6-like, whose amino-acid sequence MDNYGNYGLADDEVSTGTSIMAVEFDGGVVIGADSRTTSGAYIANRVTDKLTPIHDRIFCCRSGSAADTQAIADAVAANVELDGIVMGGLPSVKKAAEIFRQYCYDYRDNLTAGIIVAGWDPKQGGQVYTIPLGGMLIRQQFSIGGSGSTYIYGHVDATFKENMTKDECIQFCTNALSLAINRDGSSGGVVRLAVITKEGVERKVILGNDLPRFYEG is encoded by the exons ATGGATAACTATGGAAACTACGGTTTGGCTGATGATGAAGTTAGCACTGGT ACTTCAATTATGGCAGTAGAGTTTGATGGGGGAGTGGTGATTGGTGCTGATTCAAGAACTACATCCGG AGCATACATTGCGAACCGAGTAACTGACAAACTGACACCAATACACGATCGCATATTTTGTTGTCGATCTGGTTCAGCTGCTGATACACAGGCAATTGCAGATGCTGTTGCTGCAAATGTGGAACTAGATGG AATTGTTATGGGGGGTTTACCATCAGTAAAAAAAGCTGCAGAAATTTTCCGTCAGTATTGTTATGATTATCGTGATAATCTCACAGCTGGAATAATTGTGGCAGGGTGGGACCCAAAGCAAGGAGGACaa gTATACACAATACCGCTGGGGGGAATGTTAATACGACAGCAGTTTTCTATTGGTGGCTCCGGTAGTACGTACATATATGGTCATGTGGATGCAACATTCAAGGAAAACATGACAAAAGATGAATGCATTCAATTCTGCACAAATG CTTTATCGCTTGCAATTAATCGTGATGGTTCAAGTGGAGGAGTTGTCAGGTTGGCTGTCATCACCAAAGAAGGAGTTGAAAGAAAAGTTATCCTTGGAAACGATTTACCAAGATTTTATGAAGGATGA
- the LOC104266812 gene encoding intelectin-1b-like codes for MDNDYRARNENVRAIAFNSILAACDQNEEIYSNEPRQENAGARQNNVQPAQNKRHSQKFWKIFASIIFVVIITVSAVVIHYTLANKAAVDCTSTTSQNSGDKVTTTTTTNAPTNTGTYGTLTNPALSCLDIKNTSGVTNDGYYFLQPSGTVVPFQAFCDMTTSGGGWTLVASVHENDIIGKCTTGDMWFSNDLPRYSLFSRNWENTNLFGKADKATSADYKNIGYSSIKV; via the exons ATGGACAACGATTATCGAGCTAGAAACGAAAATGTACGAGCAATAGCATTTAATAGCATTCTGGCAGCATGCGACCAAAATGAAGAAATTTATTCTAATGAGCCGAGACAAGAAAATGCag GAGCAAGGCAAAACAATGTACAACCTGCTCAAAACAAGCGGCATTCTCAAAAATTTTGGAAGATATTTGCATCCATTATATTTGTGGTGATTATAACAGTTAGTGCTGTTGTTATTCACTACACCCTTGCAAATAAAGCTGCAGTGGATTGTACAAGCACTACATCACAGAATTCAGGGGATAAAG TTACAACCACAACAACTACCAATGCTCCAACAAACACTGGTACCTATGGAACATTAACCAACCCAGCTCTCTCGTGCCTGGATATAAAGAACACATCAGGAGTGACCAATGATGGATATTACTTCCTACAACCAAGCGGCACTGTTGTACCATTTCAG GCATTTTGTGACATGACAACATCTGGTGGTGGTTGGACATTAGTAGCATCCGTTCATGAGAATGATATTATTGGAAAATGCACAACTGGAGATATGTGGTTCAGTAATGACCTACCACGATACTCACTAT TTTCAAGGAACTGGGAGAACACAAACTTATTTGGAAAAGCAGACAAAGCCACTTCAGCTGATTATAAGAATATTGGATATTCATCTATTAAGGTTTGA
- the LOC100186144 gene encoding hydroxyacid-oxoacid transhydrogenase, mitochondrial isoform X1 gives MLLVKWGNMITKSSFSALRSFSKPGITAVQHCMLSTGPEDCEYAVEMACSNIRYGPGVSREVGKDLANMKAKKVMLVTDKNLEQLAPVQVVRESLMRENINFEVYSNTRVEPTDESFADAITFAKRGNFDAYLAVGGGSVIDTCKAANLYACNPDAEFLDFVNAPIGKGKPVTSALKPLIAVTTTAGTGSETTGVTIFDYLPLKAKTGIANRALKPTLGVVDPLTLLHLPNRVTCYTGFDVLCHALESFTAIAFNKRFPRPLDPQLRPAYQGSNPISDIWSKHALSICKDYFVRAVNNSEDLEARSEMHLASAFAGIGFGNAGVHLCHGMSYPISGLVKEYKSPDYTPDHPLIPHGLSVVITAPAVFRFIAPACPERHIEAAGILGADITNVKKSDAGAVLSDVLLKYMSELQIPNGISELGYTSDDIPALVAGTLPQERVTKLSPRKVDKDSITHMLEESLTIY, from the exons ATGTTACTGGTAAAATGGGGAAATATGATTACCAAGTCATCTTTTTCTGCGCTCCGGTCTTTTTCCAAACCAGG CATTACTGCTGTGCAGCATTGCATGTTGTCAACAG GTCCAGAAGATTGTGAATATGCTGTTGAg atgGCATGCTCTAATATAAGGTACGGACCCGGAGTGTCAAGAGAAGTTGGAAAGGATTTAGCAAATATGAAAGCAAAGAAGGTTATGCTGGTTACTGATAAAAAT TTGGAACAGTTAGCTCCCGTTCAAGTGGTCAGGGAATCCTTAATGAGGGAGAATATTAACTTTGAAGTTTATTCAAACACTCGAGTTGAACCTACTGATGAAAG TTTTGCAGATGCCATTACCTTTGCTAAACGCGGGAACTTTGATGCATACCTTGCAGTTGGGGGTGGTTCTGTTATAGACACATGCAAAGCTGCTAACTTGTATGCATGTAATCCTGATGCagaatttttagattttgtgAATGCTCCTATTGGAAAAGGAAAACCTGTAACAAGCGCTCTAAAACCTCTTATTGCTG TTACAACAACAGCTGGTACTGGTAGTGAGACAACTGGTGTGACAATATTCGATTACTTGCCCTTGAAAGCTAAGACAGGGATCGCAAACCGTGCTCTGAAACCGACACTTGGTGTTGTTGATCCATTAACTCTCTTGCATTTACCGAACCGTGTAACCTGTTATACTGGATTTGATGTTCTTTG TCATGCACTGGAATCATTTACTGCCATTGCTTTTAACAAGCGATTTCCAAGGCCTCTTGATCCTCAGTTACGTCCAGCTTATCAAGGCAGCAATCCAATAAG TGATATATGGTCAAAGCATGCGTTGTCAATTTGCAAAGACTATTTTGTACGAGCTGTCAACAATAGTGAAGATTTGGAAGCCCGATCTGAAATGCATTTGGCAAGTGCCTTTGCTGGGATTGGCTTTGGTAATGCAGGAGTTCATTTGTG ccATGGTATGTCTTACCCAATCTCTGGTTTGGTTAAAGAATACAAGTCACCAGATTATACACCAGACCACCCTCTAATT ccACATGGGCTCTCTGTCGTTATAACGGCACCTGCAGTGTTTAGATTTATAGCACCTGCTTGTCCTGAGCGTCACATTGAAGCTGCAGGGATTCTTGGAGCAGATATCACGAATGTTAAAAAATCGGATGCTGGTGCCGTGTTATCAGATGTTCTATTAAAATACATGAGTGAATTGCAG ATTCCAAACGGTATTTCTGAGCTTGGATACACCAGCGATGATATTCCCGCACTTGTTGCCGGCACACTTCCCCAAGAAAGAGTCACAAAGTTATCTCCAAGAAAAGTGGACAAAGATAGTATTACGCATATGTTGGAAGAGTCGCTAACAATttattaa
- the LOC100186746 gene encoding ubiquitin-like-conjugating enzyme ATG3, with amino-acid sequence MQNVFNSVKSSALGVAELLTPVLKESKFKETGVLTPEEFVIAGDFLVHHCPTWQWLAGDKTKTKAYLPQDKQYLMTRNVPCHKRCKQMEYNEEHEAIIDDIGDGGWVDTHHNVEVDKAQEEIKEMTLNKEKTNNVNLNEDDGDDDDDDDDEEALDMENYAEMLESEDKATVDLVAVKKANTSSTTNEDGGIIQTRTYDLHITYDKYYQTPRLWLSGYNEDRKPLSMVEMYEDISQDHVNKTVTIEPHPHLPPPNMCSVHPCKHADVMKKIMQTVEDGGGKLEVHMYLLVFLKFVQAVIPTIEYDYTRHFSL; translated from the exons atgcaAAACGTATTTAACTCTGTTAAAAGCAGTGCATTGGGAGTTGCGGAGTTGCTCACACCTGTTCTAAAG gagTCAAAGTTCAAAGAAACTGGTGTCCTCACACCAGAAGAATTTGTTATTGCTGGTGATTTTTTGGTCCACCACTGTCCAACATGGCAGTGGTTGGCTGGGGataaaacgaaaacaaaagcTTATCTACCTCAAGATAAACAATATCTTATGACCAGAAATG TTCCTTGCCACAAGCGATGCAAACAAATGGAATATAATGAAGAGCATGAAGCGATCATTGATGATATTGGTGATGGGGGTTGGGTGGACACGCATCATAATGTTGAGGTTGATAAAGCTCAAGAAGAAATTAAAGAAATGACTTTGAATAAAGAG aaaacaaacaatgtgAATCTGAATGAAGATGACGGAGATGATGACGACGACGATGATGATGAAGAAGCTCTTGACATGGAAAATTACGCGGAAATGTTGGAATCTGAGGATAAG GCCACAGTTGATCTTGTAGCTGTGAAAAAGGCGAATACATCATCTACCACTAACGAGGATGGTGGTATCATTCAAACTAGAACATATGATCTTCATATTACTTACGATAAATATTATCAAACTCCAAGGCTATGGTTATCAGGTTATAATGAG gaTAGAAAACCATTATCAATGGTGGAGATGTACGAAGATATCAGTCAAGATCATGTGAATAAAACTGTTACTATTGAACCTCATCCCCACCTTCCACCTCCTAACATGTGCTCTGTTCATCCATGCAA ACATGCCGATGTGATGAAAAAGATAATGCAGACGGTTGAGGATGGTGGAGGGAAGCTAGAAGTTCACATGTATTTGTTGGTGTTCCTCAAATTTGTACAAGCAGTTATTCCAACCATTGAATATGATTATACAAGACATttttcgttgtga
- the LOC100186144 gene encoding hydroxyacid-oxoacid transhydrogenase, mitochondrial isoform X2, protein MACSNIRYGPGVSREVGKDLANMKAKKVMLVTDKNLEQLAPVQVVRESLMRENINFEVYSNTRVEPTDESFADAITFAKRGNFDAYLAVGGGSVIDTCKAANLYACNPDAEFLDFVNAPIGKGKPVTSALKPLIAVTTTAGTGSETTGVTIFDYLPLKAKTGIANRALKPTLGVVDPLTLLHLPNRVTCYTGFDVLCHALESFTAIAFNKRFPRPLDPQLRPAYQGSNPISDIWSKHALSICKDYFVRAVNNSEDLEARSEMHLASAFAGIGFGNAGVHLCHGMSYPISGLVKEYKSPDYTPDHPLIPHGLSVVITAPAVFRFIAPACPERHIEAAGILGADITNVKKSDAGAVLSDVLLKYMSELQIPNGISELGYTSDDIPALVAGTLPQERVTKLSPRKVDKDSITHMLEESLTIY, encoded by the exons atgGCATGCTCTAATATAAGGTACGGACCCGGAGTGTCAAGAGAAGTTGGAAAGGATTTAGCAAATATGAAAGCAAAGAAGGTTATGCTGGTTACTGATAAAAAT TTGGAACAGTTAGCTCCCGTTCAAGTGGTCAGGGAATCCTTAATGAGGGAGAATATTAACTTTGAAGTTTATTCAAACACTCGAGTTGAACCTACTGATGAAAG TTTTGCAGATGCCATTACCTTTGCTAAACGCGGGAACTTTGATGCATACCTTGCAGTTGGGGGTGGTTCTGTTATAGACACATGCAAAGCTGCTAACTTGTATGCATGTAATCCTGATGCagaatttttagattttgtgAATGCTCCTATTGGAAAAGGAAAACCTGTAACAAGCGCTCTAAAACCTCTTATTGCTG TTACAACAACAGCTGGTACTGGTAGTGAGACAACTGGTGTGACAATATTCGATTACTTGCCCTTGAAAGCTAAGACAGGGATCGCAAACCGTGCTCTGAAACCGACACTTGGTGTTGTTGATCCATTAACTCTCTTGCATTTACCGAACCGTGTAACCTGTTATACTGGATTTGATGTTCTTTG TCATGCACTGGAATCATTTACTGCCATTGCTTTTAACAAGCGATTTCCAAGGCCTCTTGATCCTCAGTTACGTCCAGCTTATCAAGGCAGCAATCCAATAAG TGATATATGGTCAAAGCATGCGTTGTCAATTTGCAAAGACTATTTTGTACGAGCTGTCAACAATAGTGAAGATTTGGAAGCCCGATCTGAAATGCATTTGGCAAGTGCCTTTGCTGGGATTGGCTTTGGTAATGCAGGAGTTCATTTGTG ccATGGTATGTCTTACCCAATCTCTGGTTTGGTTAAAGAATACAAGTCACCAGATTATACACCAGACCACCCTCTAATT ccACATGGGCTCTCTGTCGTTATAACGGCACCTGCAGTGTTTAGATTTATAGCACCTGCTTGTCCTGAGCGTCACATTGAAGCTGCAGGGATTCTTGGAGCAGATATCACGAATGTTAAAAAATCGGATGCTGGTGCCGTGTTATCAGATGTTCTATTAAAATACATGAGTGAATTGCAG ATTCCAAACGGTATTTCTGAGCTTGGATACACCAGCGATGATATTCCCGCACTTGTTGCCGGCACACTTCCCCAAGAAAGAGTCACAAAGTTATCTCCAAGAAAAGTGGACAAAGATAGTATTACGCATATGTTGGAAGAGTCGCTAACAATttattaa
- the LOC100183782 gene encoding uncharacterized protein LOC100183782 translates to MSKENDTKCIKLTPTLDELKQGKIKHSCSQKLCKKSFKSKVALQVHELTAHLDENEQLTNRPIEYYCLFTACPHSLKNSLSPFLSLIALRQHLRVVHTENRNYCSKCHKEFKSKYSAHTHEKDCGVKYICSCNIAYTSKRGLLAHIQRQNHVLPHDLRLLFESNKKKKVKKTDVNYKPKPNPKYILPKTCQRKLKLVCIQPPKENKNNFTSIKNVIFPNEISVKSKPAAVHGFTATKAELLQSVGSNTDQINAWNVKDFSSQTDCSGMLLNDGQEKQNLLEHMATQTLEFVNEVDGFSLRSENTCQTEDTLDLFSTDQNANLYTQPDCINANMVDIITTHKELIDPNLSVHIETQTDSDLFRLQCTAQTQTGVKSSTECGTNSEDLGSLDDLLNDIETQTDSFFLWSNQMSSATSTCTQTPADISKEDDIFSQLFTIETQTEW, encoded by the coding sequence atgtcTAAAGAAAATGACACAAAATGTATAAAGTTAACTCCAACATTGGATGAACTTAAGCAAGGCAAAATTAAGCATTCATGCTCACAGAAATTATGCAAGAAATCCTTTAAAAGTAAAGTTGCTTTACAAGTGCATGAACTAACCGCACATTTGGATGAAAATGAACAGTTGACAAACAGGCCCATTGAATATTATTGTCTGTTTACAGCATGTCCCCATAGTTTGAAAAACAGTCTTTCGCCGTTTCTATCTTTAATAGCCCTCAGACAACACTTACGAGTCGTCCATACTGAAAATAGAAACTATTGCTCCAAGTGCCATAAggaatttaaaagtaaatactCAGCTCATACACACGAGAAAGACTGTGGTGTCAAGTACATCTGTTCATGTAACATAGCTTATACAAGCAAAAGAGGTCTTCTTGCTCATATTCAAAGacaaaatcatgttttgcCACATGATTTAAGGCTGCTTTTTGAATCAAACAAGAAGAAAAAGGTAAAGAAGACTGATGTAAACTATAAACCAAAACCAAatccaaaatatattttacccaaGACCTgccaaagaaaattaaaattagtgtGTATACAACCTcccaaagaaaacaaaaacaattttacttctattaaaaatgtaatatttccAAATGAAATTTCTGTGAAAAGCAAACCTGCTGCTGTACATGGTTTTACCGCAACAAAAGCGGAACTGTTGCAGTCAGTTGGGTCTAATACGGATCAAATAAATGCATGGAATGTAAAAGATTTTTCAAGTCAAACTGATTGTTCAGGTATGTTGCTCAATGATggacaagaaaaacaaaatctatTGGAACATATGGCAACCCAGACGCTTGAATTTGTGAATGAGGTGGATGGTTTTTCGTTGCGATCAGAGAACACCTGCCAGACAGAGGATACGCTAGATTTATTCAGTACTGATCAGAATGCAAATTTATACACACAGCCTGATTGTATTAATGCAAATATGGTTGATATCATTACAACACACAAGGAATTGATTGATCCCAATTTATCAGTTCATATTGAGACGCAAACTGATTCCGATCTTTTTCGCCTTCAATGCACAGCTCAAACTCAAACTGGCGTAAAGTCTAGTACTGAGTGTGGAACCAACAGTGAGGATCTTGGCAGTTTAGATGATCTGTTAAACGACATTGAAACACAAACTGATTCTTTCTTTTTGTGGTCAAATCAAATGAGCAGTGCAACCAGCACATGCACACAAACACCTGCAGATATTAGCAAAGAGGATGatattttttcacaattaTTTACTATTGAAACACAAACAGAGTGGTAA
- the LOC100175947 gene encoding uncharacterized protein C1orf50 homolog has product MSTDKTVAVTNVKCGNFSGQAHLVEGTKPRNKEDLIDLAQQIQQCDSSIQAAASSKLRTILDQMRSLQEQAKKVLEETKRDAELHHAACNFKKIPGKLYYLYRRPSGQTYFSMLSNEEWGASCPHEFLACYKLEYDFTWTLYEDIEKREEDNILILKLINQQFQPSLTYDN; this is encoded by the exons ATGTCAACAG ACAAAACAGTAGCAGTGACCAACGTGAAGTGTGGAAACTTTAGTGGCCAGGCACATCTTGTTGAAGGTACTAAGCCAAGAAACAAAGAAGATCTGATAGACCTGGCTCAACAAATACAACAA TGTGACTCATCCATTCAAGCTGCAGCTAGTAGCAAGTTAAGAACAATATTAGATCAAATGCGAAGCTTGCAAGAACAG GCAAAAAAAGTTCTTGAAGAAACCAAAAGAGATGCGGAGCTTCATCATGCTGCTTGTAACTTCAAAAAAATACCCGGCAAATTATATTATCTTTACCGTAGACCATCAGGCCAGACCTATTTTTCAATGCTTTCAAATGAG GAGTGGGGAGCAAGTTGCCCGCATGAGTTTTTAGCTTGCTATAAACTTGAATATGATTTTACATGGACATTATATGAAGACATAGAAAAACGAGAAgaagataatattttaatattgaaacTTATAAACCAACAATTTCAACCTTCATTGACTTatgataattaa